Genomic window (Granulicella arctica):
CCCGGGTCTCCGGGAGTGACGACGTACAGACGGCCGGTGGTCTTGCGGCAGAGCGTCTTCGTCCGTTGTTCAAAGGCAAGATGATTGCTGCCGGGGGCTTCGAGCCAGACACGGCCGAGCGAGTCGTCTCTGATGGAATCCTCGACGCAGTAGCGTTCGGACGCCATTTCGTGTCGAATCCCGATCTCCCTAAGCGTGTTGCCGAGCACCTGGAGCTAACGCCTTACGATCGCTCAACCTTTTACACATTCGACGAAGTTGGCTACACCGATTATCCGGTCTATGCCGCTGTTGCTGCAGCTGTCTGAGCGGCATTTCGCGAGAGACGTTTCCTCATTCACAAGCAAACCTTGGAGATTTTTATGACTAAGAAAGCAAATATCATGCTAGTACACGGAGCTTGGGCAGACGGTTCGTGCTGGAGCAAGGTCATCCTCTTGCTGCAGGCGAAAGGGTACACCGTGAACGCCGCACAAATCCCGCTCACATCGCTTGAGAACGACATCGAAGTGACCCGACGCCTGCTTTCTGACCATTCCGAACCTACCATCCTGGTGGGGCACTCCTACGGAGGCGCCGTGATCACAGGTGCGGCCACGACCACTCCGCAGGTGAAAGCACTCGTATACATTACTGCGTTCGGCCTTGATGAAGGCGAGAGCCTTGAGTCGCTCGCCAACCAAGGTCCTCCGTCGCCGGGTTCTACTTCCATTCAGCCAGATGCTCATGGGTTCCTCTGGATCGACCGTGAGACCTTTCACAAGTCGTTCGCCGGGGACGCAACTGCCGACGAAGCTGCTGTCATGGCGGCAGTTCAGAAACCGCTGGCGCTCGCTGCTTTCGGAGGGAAGGAAGGGATTCCCGCCTGGAAGACGATTCCTTCCTGGTACCTCGTCTGCACTGAGGATCAGATGATTCCGCCGCCAGCCCAGGAATTCCTGGCCAAACGCATGAACGCTACCATTCGGTCCGTTTCTTCGAGCCATTGTCCCTTCATGTCCAAGCCAGAAGCCGTGGCGGACATCATCGCTCTGGCCGCCGAAACGATCAACAACTAGCAGCTCCCCTAGCCGTCGCAGATGCCGCCTCCTTGCGGGGATGGCGGCTTCTTGCCTCCTTTCGATATCTCCGAGGTCCTATGAAGACAAAAGCAAGAGTGCTGGTATTAGGAGCTACAGGTCAGGTCGGTGGTGCTCTCGTGCCGCTGCTCGTAGCGGATCAGAGCGTCGAGGTCATCGCGGCAGCTCGGACACCAGCGAAGGCAAAACACCTGGGAGTCGAGGTTGTTGAGTTCGATCTCGACAGGATTGAAACATTCGCCCCGGCGTTAGAAGGCATCGATCGCATTTTCATGGCAACTGGCTACACGATCGATATGTTGCGCCAGAGTAAGGACTTGGTAAACAGTGCGAAGCGGGCAGGGGTTCAACAGATCGTTCACCTGGGTGCTTGCGGCGATGACGACACGCGTGTCGCTCATTACGGCTGGCACCAGTTCATCGAGCGATATATCGAATGGTCCGGCATTGCGTTCACGCACCTTCGGCCTGAAATCTTTATGCAAAACCTGCTTGGCTATGGTGGCGAGAGTTACGTGCGGCAGGGAGTGATCAAACATTATGTTGGAGCCGCACGGTTGAGTTGGGTTGATTGTGAAGACGTTGCTGCCGTCGCAGCAGTGTGTCTCTCCCATCCGAAGAAACATGCTGGCAAGACCTACCGCATGGGCTATGAGGCGACGACCTACTACGAACTTGCAGAGATCTTTACAAGTGTCCTTGGACAGCCGTTCTCGTATGAACCGCAGCCGCCGTCCGAGTTCCTTCAGAACGTGCTTGCCGCAGGGGCGGAGCCGGCTTATATGAAGTGCGTCTTCGACAGCTACACCGATTTTACAAACGGCAAGGACATCGGTGCCGATGCGACCTTCGATAACTTTCCTGAGCTAACGGGCCGCGCGCCCCGGAGCCTGGCGGACTTTGCCAGAACCTATGCTGACCGCTTTCGTTACTGAACACGCACAACCGAATGAGGTGTGAAATGGCGGTACAAAGCAAAATCCGGGTAGGTCTGGTCGGGGTTGGCAATTGGGCGCGATACGGCCACATCCCCGCGCTCAAACTGTTCCCAGAATACGAAATTGTTGCTGTGTCGAGCAGAAGCCTGGAGAAAGCCAGGGAGATCGGAAAAACCTTCGAGATTCCGTATGTCTACGGCGATATGCAACAACTCGTAGAAGACCCTGCGGTGGACCTGGTTGTTGTGCTTCCCCCCGCTCCAGAACATGCAGCAATCGTGAAGGCAGCGATCCTGGCGGGAAAGGATGTCTACTGCGAATGGCCACTTACCACGAACACGCAGGACTCCAGAGAGCTTCTCCGGCTAGCAGAAGAACGCGGAGTCAGGCACCTTGTGGGACTTCAGCGAACGCTTGGAGCCAGTGCCCTCCATCTCCGCGGACTCCTCTCGGAAGGTTATGTCGGCCGGCTTCGGTCCGTTCGGATGCATGTCAGCATGGCGGGCTTTGGCCCGGTTCGATCGGCGTCACTCGACTGGACAATCCCAGCAAGCAACTTCTCCCATGTGCTTTCAATCTATGGGGGCCACTTCATGGACATGCTTTTCCATGCGACCGGCCAGCCCGCCGCAATCACCTCTCTCGTCCGTACACAGTTCCCTGAGCTCACGAGCAGTACAGGAGAGTCTTTCCCTAACGAGACGCCTGATGGCGTGATGCTCATGGGTACGCTCAAGAACGGTGCCATGTTTCAGATTCAACTCGAAGGGGGCAAGTGCAATCAGACCGGCCTTCAGATCGACATTACCGGCACCGACGGCGACCTCCAGATCACAAACGAAAAAGCTTTTGTCACGAAACATGACGACATTATCCGTGGGGCACAGGGGGACGGCGGCTCCTGGAAGGAACTACCCACGCCGCATCACTTTCACACGATCCCCTTATCGGGACTCGACGCCAGCGTGCAGGATCTAGCTCAGCTCTATGCAGCGTTTGCAAGTGATCGCGTGAATGGAGGTAAGACGACCCGTGACTTCTCGGACGCAGTCGCCATGCACAAGATGATCGACATGATCTACGAGGCATCTTCCACAGAAAGAACAATCGTTTTCAAGGAGCAATCATGACTCTCCCCACTCACGCAAACAACAAAGCAATCGTTCTCGAAGCCTTTGACGCTCTGTTCAACAAGAGAGATTACCAGGCAGCCGAGCGCTTCTGGTCGCCTGACTACATCCAGCACAGCGCACACATTGGCCCCGGACGCGAGGGACTACTCGCTCTGACTAAGGCACTCCCAGAAACTTTGAGGTATGAGAACCATTTCGCCGTAGCAGAGGGCGACCTTGTGATTCTGCATGGCCGCTTTTCTGGCCACGGACTGCCCAGGAACT
Coding sequences:
- a CDS encoding nuclear transport factor 2 family protein — encoded protein: MTLPTHANNKAIVLEAFDALFNKRDYQAAERFWSPDYIQHSAHIGPGREGLLALTKALPETLRYENHFAVAEGDLVILHGRFSGHGLPRNWIVADVVRLDNGVLAEHWDVIQDEATEAESESGLPMFGASFA
- a CDS encoding Gfo/Idh/MocA family protein, which translates into the protein MAVQSKIRVGLVGVGNWARYGHIPALKLFPEYEIVAVSSRSLEKAREIGKTFEIPYVYGDMQQLVEDPAVDLVVVLPPAPEHAAIVKAAILAGKDVYCEWPLTTNTQDSRELLRLAEERGVRHLVGLQRTLGASALHLRGLLSEGYVGRLRSVRMHVSMAGFGPVRSASLDWTIPASNFSHVLSIYGGHFMDMLFHATGQPAAITSLVRTQFPELTSSTGESFPNETPDGVMLMGTLKNGAMFQIQLEGGKCNQTGLQIDITGTDGDLQITNEKAFVTKHDDIIRGAQGDGGSWKELPTPHHFHTIPLSGLDASVQDLAQLYAAFASDRVNGGKTTRDFSDAVAMHKMIDMIYEASSTERTIVFKEQS
- a CDS encoding alpha/beta fold hydrolase yields the protein MTKKANIMLVHGAWADGSCWSKVILLLQAKGYTVNAAQIPLTSLENDIEVTRRLLSDHSEPTILVGHSYGGAVITGAATTTPQVKALVYITAFGLDEGESLESLANQGPPSPGSTSIQPDAHGFLWIDRETFHKSFAGDATADEAAVMAAVQKPLALAAFGGKEGIPAWKTIPSWYLVCTEDQMIPPPAQEFLAKRMNATIRSVSSSHCPFMSKPEAVADIIALAAETINN
- a CDS encoding SDR family oxidoreductase, with amino-acid sequence MKTKARVLVLGATGQVGGALVPLLVADQSVEVIAAARTPAKAKHLGVEVVEFDLDRIETFAPALEGIDRIFMATGYTIDMLRQSKDLVNSAKRAGVQQIVHLGACGDDDTRVAHYGWHQFIERYIEWSGIAFTHLRPEIFMQNLLGYGGESYVRQGVIKHYVGAARLSWVDCEDVAAVAAVCLSHPKKHAGKTYRMGYEATTYYELAEIFTSVLGQPFSYEPQPPSEFLQNVLAAGAEPAYMKCVFDSYTDFTNGKDIGADATFDNFPELTGRAPRSLADFARTYADRFRY